The following are encoded together in the Thalassolituus oleivorans MIL-1 genome:
- a CDS encoding site-specific integrase, which yields MDNYTPKLTSDSPLRSEQSVLPSLAESDSLRHYLQAATSNNTRTAYRSAIRQFEKWGGRLPTDRDTLVRYLVAKADVLNSRTLALHLTAVSQWHHYQGLTDPVRDPLVCKTMEGIRRTHGQPKRKAKALRLEHIAQLVNYLRHLPDNKKKYRDIALVLTGFFGALRRSELVALQVNDLVWEPEGLLIRLPRSKTDQQGMGLMRALPYGKAACCPATAVKTWLDAAGITSGPVFRPTNRWDHIQEKALAPGAVNALLKTLGQACEFDFVPELSSHSFRRGLSTSAARERVDFELIKKQGGWKSDATVWEYIEEGQQLSNNASIILMEKMATLMDAE from the coding sequence ATGGATAACTACACACCCAAACTCACATCGGATTCGCCATTACGTAGTGAGCAATCAGTTTTGCCGTCGCTGGCAGAATCCGACTCACTGCGCCACTATCTGCAAGCGGCGACCTCCAATAACACGCGAACAGCCTACCGTTCAGCGATTCGGCAGTTCGAAAAATGGGGCGGGCGGTTGCCCACGGATCGGGATACCCTGGTGCGTTACCTGGTGGCCAAGGCCGATGTGCTGAATAGCCGGACTCTCGCCCTTCACCTCACGGCCGTTAGCCAATGGCACCACTACCAAGGGTTGACTGACCCGGTTCGTGATCCGCTGGTATGTAAAACCATGGAGGGCATTCGCCGCACCCATGGACAGCCCAAGCGCAAGGCCAAGGCGTTGCGCTTGGAGCACATCGCCCAACTAGTAAATTACTTGCGGCACTTACCGGACAACAAAAAGAAATACCGGGATATTGCCTTGGTACTCACCGGGTTCTTCGGCGCCTTGCGTCGCAGTGAGCTGGTTGCTCTTCAGGTCAATGATCTGGTTTGGGAGCCGGAGGGGCTGCTCATCCGGTTGCCGCGCTCCAAGACCGACCAGCAAGGCATGGGTTTAATGCGAGCTTTACCTTACGGAAAGGCCGCTTGTTGTCCGGCTACCGCCGTGAAAACTTGGTTAGATGCAGCGGGCATCACCAGCGGTCCGGTGTTTCGTCCCACCAACCGCTGGGATCACATTCAGGAAAAAGCGCTGGCTCCAGGTGCGGTCAATGCTTTGCTCAAAACGCTGGGGCAAGCCTGTGAGTTTGATTTTGTGCCTGAACTCAGTAGCCACAGTTTCCGTAGAGGGTTATCCACATCGGCAGCGCGTGAGCGAGTGGATTTTGAGTTGATCAAGAAACAAGGCGGCTGGAAGAGCGATGCCACCGTCTGGGAGTATATCGAGGAAGGCCAGCAGCTCAGCAATAATGCGTCAATTATCTTAATGGAGAAGATGGCAACCCTGATGGATGCTGAATGA
- the chrA gene encoding chromate efflux transporter translates to MSNTTELIAHQPVEAPAPVSFWEAFRFWLKLGFVSFGGPAGQIAIMHQELVERRRWISEKRFLHALNYCMVLPGPEAQQLATYIGWLMHRTWGGIVAGVLFLLPSLFILIGLSWVYIAYGDVSWVAGLFYGIKPAVTAIVVHAAHRIGSRALKNNVMWAIAAAAFVAIFALNIPFPYIVIAAALIGYLGGRFLPDYFNSGGGHGKADKSFGTALFDDHTPTPAHAMFRWSRFSMILISGALLWAVPLFALWSYFGWDHTLTQMAWFFTKAALLTFGGAYAVLPYVYQGAVGHYGWLTPTQMIDGLALGETTPGPLIMVVAFVGFIGGYVQAVFGTDMVFLAGAVAATIVTWFTFLPSFIFIFAGAPFIETTHNDLKFTAPLTAITAAVVGVILNLALFFCYHILWPEGFDGRFEWISAVIAVAAGIALFRYKMNVMKVIGMSALVGLAVSLMGIN, encoded by the coding sequence ATGAGTAACACCACCGAATTAATAGCTCACCAGCCGGTTGAAGCGCCTGCGCCGGTCAGTTTTTGGGAAGCCTTCCGTTTCTGGTTAAAGCTCGGGTTTGTCAGCTTTGGTGGCCCGGCAGGCCAAATAGCCATCATGCACCAGGAGCTGGTGGAGCGCCGGCGCTGGATCAGCGAAAAACGGTTTTTGCATGCGCTCAATTACTGCATGGTGTTGCCTGGTCCGGAGGCGCAACAACTTGCCACTTACATTGGCTGGTTAATGCATCGTACCTGGGGCGGTATAGTGGCGGGTGTGCTGTTTTTGTTGCCATCACTCTTCATTTTGATTGGACTCTCGTGGGTATATATCGCTTACGGCGACGTAAGTTGGGTAGCCGGTTTGTTCTACGGTATCAAACCGGCGGTGACTGCCATCGTCGTGCATGCCGCCCATCGCATTGGTTCACGCGCGTTGAAAAATAATGTGATGTGGGCGATTGCTGCCGCCGCGTTTGTGGCCATTTTTGCACTCAATATCCCATTCCCTTACATCGTGATTGCAGCGGCACTGATTGGTTATTTGGGTGGGCGGTTTCTACCTGACTACTTCAACAGCGGCGGTGGCCATGGCAAGGCTGATAAATCCTTCGGCACCGCGTTATTCGATGATCACACACCCACGCCCGCGCACGCCATGTTCCGCTGGTCGCGTTTCAGCATGATCTTGATCTCCGGTGCATTACTCTGGGCTGTTCCGCTGTTTGCACTTTGGAGTTATTTCGGTTGGGATCACACACTGACACAAATGGCCTGGTTCTTTACCAAAGCGGCACTACTCACTTTCGGTGGTGCCTATGCGGTATTGCCCTATGTTTATCAGGGTGCGGTCGGCCACTATGGTTGGCTCACGCCCACGCAAATGATCGATGGCCTCGCGCTCGGTGAAACCACACCAGGGCCGCTGATTATGGTGGTGGCCTTTGTCGGTTTTATTGGGGGATATGTACAAGCCGTATTTGGCACCGACATGGTATTTCTCGCGGGCGCAGTAGCCGCCACCATTGTCACCTGGTTTACCTTCTTGCCCTCGTTTATTTTTATTTTTGCGGGTGCCCCCTTTATTGAAACGACGCACAATGATTTGAAATTCACTGCGCCACTCACGGCCATCACGGCGGCGGTGGTAGGTGTGATCTTGAATCTCGCCCTGTTTTTCTGTTACCACATTTTGTGGCCAGAAGGCTTTGATGGGCGGTTTGAATGGATATCAGCGGTAATTGCTGTTGCAGCGGGTATCGCATTATTTCGTTACAAAATGAATGTGATGAAGGTGATTGGCATGTCGGCGCTTGTTGGGCTTGCGGTGTCGTTAATGGGGATTAATTAA
- a CDS encoding superoxide dismutase, producing the protein MNDFNQNKRDFLATSATAAAGLLIASASNVSAAESSSQAAPKGANWMITEIKPKPLSFNAAKLKGLSANLIESHWTNNYSGSVKTLNAVNDQLSQALANPDTPAFLYNDLKREHLIRTGSVILHELYFDNLGGNGKADGELRSAFAKQFGTFDRWETEFRKIAQGLGGGSGWVVLGYNTHFNKLENYWMGDHAHFPVGTVPLLVMDMYEHSYHMDFGAAAGKYIDAFFNNINWDEVAHRLQATHTKTTS; encoded by the coding sequence ATGAATGATTTTAACCAAAACAAACGTGATTTCCTGGCTACCAGTGCGACCGCTGCCGCAGGGTTGCTTATTGCATCGGCATCAAATGTTAGCGCAGCTGAATCGTCGTCTCAGGCAGCACCTAAAGGAGCAAATTGGATGATCACCGAAATAAAACCAAAACCTTTATCCTTCAATGCCGCAAAATTAAAAGGCCTTTCTGCCAATTTGATCGAGTCGCATTGGACTAACAATTACAGCGGTTCGGTAAAAACATTGAATGCGGTGAATGATCAGTTGAGTCAGGCACTCGCAAACCCCGACACGCCAGCGTTTCTCTACAATGATCTCAAGCGGGAGCATTTGATTCGCACAGGCTCGGTCATTTTGCACGAATTATATTTTGATAACCTGGGCGGTAATGGCAAAGCCGATGGTGAATTACGCTCAGCTTTCGCCAAACAATTTGGTACTTTTGATCGCTGGGAAACCGAATTCCGCAAAATCGCTCAAGGCTTGGGCGGTGGTTCCGGGTGGGTTGTTCTGGGGTATAACACGCATTTCAATAAGCTGGAAAATTATTGGATGGGTGATCACGCACATTTCCCGGTAGGCACAGTTCCGTTGTTGGTCATGGATATGTATGAACATTCTTATCACATGGACTTTGGCGCGGCTGCCGGTAAATATATTGATGCTTTTTTCAATAATATTAATTGGGATGAGGTTGCTCATCGGCTCCAAGCCACTCACACGAAGACAACATCCTAA
- a CDS encoding TolC family protein, protein MLPLHTAPSYRAWNRALRYICKRGVLFSFLLFTFSSGLNAAPENSAITLTQAVQRTLSENPSLAVFPYRYAALEAQAKAAQLRPGYELSVDAENIAGSGAFSGLNAAELTIALSSVIEMGDKRSARKGVAYGNRSILYAQQQVESLSLLGEVTRRYVEVLAAQALVELAKDAAQLANDSLRIVEKRAKAGATPEAEVKRAQAATEQAKLALLAEQQRLSYLKVALSALWGVTTPDFEVAEGDLFQFGNDVEFEVLLAKVKRNPAIDIFATQARLKEAEVRLARTQSRADITWSLGVRRMQESDDTALVAGFSVPLSAGKRNSGAVSTALAEQHEVSVQREVTLLDLHTQLFRAFHNRKQAITTVTTLRTAIIPALKEALVETQAAYQRGRYGYLDYVSARQELLSAERTQIEAAAAALTYGAEIEQLTAEPLASTQYGEDSTFSGTAQ, encoded by the coding sequence ATGTTACCACTACATACTGCGCCTAGTTATAGGGCGTGGAATCGTGCTCTGCGCTACATCTGCAAGCGCGGCGTTCTGTTCAGTTTTTTATTGTTTACGTTTTCTTCAGGGCTTAATGCGGCGCCTGAAAACTCAGCCATTACGCTCACCCAAGCGGTGCAGCGCACATTATCTGAGAATCCATCCCTTGCCGTATTCCCCTACCGCTACGCCGCACTTGAGGCACAAGCAAAAGCCGCGCAATTGCGGCCCGGTTATGAGTTGAGTGTTGATGCAGAAAACATCGCCGGCAGCGGTGCTTTTTCGGGTTTAAACGCCGCCGAGCTAACAATTGCTTTGTCTTCAGTGATCGAAATGGGCGACAAACGCTCAGCCCGCAAAGGTGTGGCATATGGCAATCGCTCCATTCTGTACGCCCAACAACAAGTGGAATCTTTATCGTTATTGGGTGAAGTCACACGCCGCTACGTTGAAGTTCTGGCCGCTCAGGCATTGGTCGAGCTGGCAAAAGACGCAGCCCAACTGGCCAACGACAGCTTACGCATTGTTGAAAAGCGCGCTAAGGCAGGCGCAACCCCCGAGGCCGAAGTTAAACGAGCACAAGCCGCAACCGAGCAAGCGAAGCTTGCGTTACTGGCAGAGCAACAGCGGCTGTCGTACCTCAAAGTGGCGTTATCTGCTTTGTGGGGAGTGACTACCCCGGATTTTGAGGTGGCTGAGGGGGATCTATTTCAGTTTGGCAACGACGTTGAATTTGAGGTGTTGCTCGCCAAAGTGAAACGGAATCCAGCGATAGATATATTCGCGACACAGGCGCGTTTAAAAGAGGCTGAAGTACGACTGGCTAGAACCCAATCCCGAGCCGATATTACATGGTCATTGGGTGTGCGACGCATGCAGGAAAGCGATGACACTGCTTTGGTTGCAGGCTTTAGCGTCCCGCTGTCTGCCGGTAAGCGAAATTCCGGTGCCGTATCGACCGCACTTGCGGAACAACATGAGGTGTCAGTTCAACGTGAGGTCACCCTGCTCGACTTACACACCCAGCTATTTCGAGCCTTTCACAACCGCAAGCAAGCCATAACAACGGTTACCACCTTACGCACTGCCATTATTCCGGCCCTTAAAGAAGCTTTGGTCGAAACCCAGGCGGCCTACCAACGAGGTCGCTACGGCTATCTCGATTATGTCAGTGCCCGCCAAGAGTTGCTGAGTGCAGAGCGCACTCAAATTGAGGCAGCGGCGGCGGCATTAACCTACGGCGCGGAAATTGAGCAGCTTACGGCTGAGCCCCTGGCAAGCACTCAATACGGCGAAGACTCCACCTTTTCAGGAACAGCACAATGA
- a CDS encoding DNA-binding protein, with product MARAGITYYDVSKAAEAIKIQNQEPTVDRVREHLGTGSKSTIAPLLKRWRSDNGEVVDVSGLPNDLVEVVKALHERVQQMADQRIAQSRDEFKASNDQLRKELTEARNSIAQLTDRQQDLNAQLSQITEAKALQSKSLEDVRIKLATAEAQRDEALSRTAELKESVAELKQENKDIRDHFEHYQQRTAEDRQQEREQFHVVNQGLKDQIQDLQHRLIQAESSASELIDTNAHLQRQTHELEQANAMNKSTLDRQVVDIENLEHRLNDASAKSREQQHKSEQLADNIAALTSQKADADKQVAVLSQALEATKTDLIVSQNRVEALSDENRLILQEKAVIQGQFKQLQDSLSR from the coding sequence ATGGCTCGCGCCGGAATCACTTACTACGATGTCTCGAAAGCCGCAGAGGCTATCAAAATCCAGAACCAGGAGCCTACCGTAGATCGTGTCCGCGAGCATTTGGGAACCGGCAGCAAAAGCACCATTGCACCACTACTCAAGCGCTGGCGGTCAGATAATGGGGAGGTGGTCGATGTGAGCGGGTTGCCGAATGATCTCGTCGAGGTAGTAAAAGCCTTACATGAACGGGTTCAGCAGATGGCCGACCAGCGCATCGCGCAATCCCGCGACGAATTCAAGGCATCGAATGATCAACTCCGGAAAGAATTGACTGAGGCCCGTAACAGCATCGCGCAGCTTACCGACCGCCAACAGGATCTGAACGCCCAGCTATCGCAAATTACCGAAGCAAAAGCCCTGCAAAGCAAGTCCCTGGAAGATGTACGCATTAAGCTAGCAACGGCAGAGGCTCAACGCGACGAAGCCCTTTCACGAACTGCTGAATTAAAGGAAAGCGTTGCAGAACTCAAGCAGGAAAATAAGGATATTCGTGATCACTTTGAACACTACCAGCAACGCACCGCCGAAGATCGGCAGCAGGAACGCGAGCAATTCCACGTGGTTAACCAGGGCCTGAAAGACCAGATTCAAGACCTGCAACACCGGCTCATCCAAGCCGAGTCAAGCGCGTCCGAACTGATAGACACTAATGCGCACTTACAACGACAAACGCATGAGCTCGAACAGGCCAATGCGATGAACAAAAGCACCTTGGATAGACAAGTGGTCGATATCGAGAACTTGGAGCATCGACTTAACGACGCCTCGGCAAAAAGCCGGGAGCAGCAACATAAAAGTGAACAACTGGCGGATAATATTGCCGCACTTACCAGCCAGAAAGCAGATGCCGATAAGCAAGTGGCCGTACTATCCCAAGCATTGGAGGCCACTAAAACGGATCTGATAGTCTCTCAGAATAGAGTGGAAGCTCTGTCCGATGAGAACAGGTTGATTCTTCAGGAAAAAGCGGTGATTCAGGGACAGTTTAAGCAGCTTCAGGATTCGCTATCTCGGTAA
- a CDS encoding Tn3 family transposase, translated as MAAIYQTAYPRIKSDITHVELGDVYTPTPEEQQFAVKHCKRASTSFLGLLIQLKTTQRLGRFVTLGEIPNVIIAHIKSQCRSRASFKDLQTYYVSGAKDRHVKLIRRYLDIKPYDAAKTSGLTKSWAQEAATTKEALPDIINVTLEYLVKERYELPAFSVLERICQTARAEVNTRYYGQLCEFLTAESRQCITDILRSSTGPNGFGWSTLKNEPKRPTPRNIHAYIHYLEWLTSLQTLLPADLGLPPVKHQQFIDEAKALDYAELMKLKLNKRLALVIVLIRHQYARTLDNAADIFIKLLLKMDRSAQKLLEKYLADHQKQTDHLISVLTGTVKVYLDKPESVSAFDPVLGKNSDQLLQMCEHYMAFAGNNYLPFMVQLYKKQRSTLFRTIEILNLASSTEDKDLLNAFQFILKYKQRRAEFLSIQSDPNDPSSKNVINIRWIRESWWKLVTGKSTKSAQVTEVNKTCFELCVFERIAEELSTGDLFIPYSETFDDYREQMITWEEYEAQLPTYCEEVGLIAGDTEFARTLKESMEASCQKADSQFPEDELVRIENGNLIIGKPKPDQPSPEVEEIGALLRDRLDKINLLDVIINVEKWLNLNKHFGPLSGFESRISDPVLRFVLTVFCYGTNIGPTETVRSVQGVSRKQVAWLNLKRTTEARLDKAIAKINSEYKKYRLIECWGSGNSVSADGKLWDLYEDNLLSEYHIRYGSYGGIAYYHVSDTYIALFSRFIPCGVYEAIYILDGLLNDESDFNPDTVHGDTQAQSTPVFGLAYLLGIKLMPRIRNIKDLSFYKPDRAMVLKHIQSLFKEPIKWDLIEKHYADMMRTAMSVKAGKITASTILRRFGTKNRKNKLYFAFRELGRVVRTMFLLEYITDVDLRKTIQAATCKSEEFNEFARWLFFANAGKIPANLKHEQSKIVKYNHLLANFTILYNVNAMTEVFNQLKSEGHNITRDLMAAFSPYHTEHLGRLGSFELDLTKQVKPMSFELLVD; from the coding sequence ATGGCGGCCATTTACCAGACAGCCTATCCGCGGATCAAGTCAGATATCACGCATGTCGAGTTAGGGGATGTCTACACACCGACACCGGAAGAGCAGCAGTTTGCTGTGAAACATTGCAAACGGGCGAGCACTTCCTTTCTGGGATTACTAATCCAGTTAAAGACGACCCAACGATTAGGCAGATTTGTCACATTGGGTGAAATTCCAAACGTCATCATCGCACACATCAAAAGCCAGTGTCGTTCAAGAGCATCATTCAAGGATCTTCAAACCTATTACGTGTCAGGGGCAAAGGATCGTCATGTAAAACTGATTCGACGTTATCTCGATATAAAACCCTACGATGCAGCCAAGACCTCCGGATTAACAAAGAGTTGGGCGCAAGAGGCGGCAACAACTAAAGAAGCCCTGCCGGATATCATCAATGTCACGTTGGAATACTTGGTCAAGGAGCGATACGAGTTGCCAGCGTTCAGCGTGCTTGAGCGAATCTGCCAAACAGCCAGAGCGGAAGTCAACACCCGGTATTACGGTCAACTGTGTGAATTTTTGACGGCTGAAAGTCGCCAGTGCATCACGGATATTCTCCGTTCCAGCACCGGGCCGAATGGTTTTGGCTGGAGCACGCTGAAAAATGAACCGAAACGCCCAACTCCTCGCAATATCCATGCGTACATCCACTACCTGGAATGGCTGACCTCCCTGCAAACACTACTGCCTGCGGATTTGGGGTTGCCACCGGTGAAACACCAGCAGTTTATCGACGAGGCCAAGGCCCTGGATTACGCCGAATTGATGAAGCTAAAGCTGAACAAGCGACTCGCTCTGGTCATCGTTTTAATCCGACACCAATACGCACGAACTCTGGATAATGCCGCCGATATTTTTATCAAACTGCTGTTAAAAATGGATCGCTCGGCGCAGAAACTGTTGGAGAAATACCTTGCAGACCATCAAAAGCAAACTGATCATTTGATTTCTGTGCTGACTGGAACGGTCAAGGTTTATTTGGATAAACCCGAATCGGTGTCAGCTTTTGATCCTGTCCTAGGAAAGAACAGCGATCAGTTGCTGCAAATGTGTGAACACTACATGGCGTTCGCGGGTAACAACTACTTGCCGTTCATGGTTCAACTCTACAAAAAGCAGCGATCAACGTTGTTTCGCACGATTGAAATACTCAATCTGGCTTCGTCCACGGAAGACAAGGATCTGCTGAATGCATTTCAATTTATTTTGAAATACAAACAACGGCGCGCCGAGTTCCTGTCCATTCAAAGTGATCCAAACGATCCATCCTCCAAAAATGTCATCAACATTCGCTGGATTCGCGAAAGCTGGTGGAAACTGGTCACAGGAAAATCGACTAAATCAGCGCAAGTCACCGAGGTCAATAAAACCTGTTTTGAGCTGTGTGTGTTTGAACGGATCGCCGAAGAACTGAGTACCGGTGACTTGTTCATTCCCTACAGTGAAACCTTCGATGATTACCGGGAGCAAATGATCACCTGGGAAGAATACGAGGCGCAGCTGCCTACCTATTGCGAGGAGGTAGGACTTATCGCCGGTGATACTGAATTTGCAAGAACACTGAAGGAGTCCATGGAGGCGAGCTGCCAGAAAGCTGATAGCCAATTTCCAGAGGATGAACTGGTCCGTATAGAAAACGGGAACCTGATTATCGGTAAACCAAAACCGGATCAACCTTCGCCAGAGGTCGAAGAAATTGGAGCGCTCTTGCGCGATCGCTTGGACAAGATCAACCTGCTCGATGTAATCATTAATGTCGAAAAATGGTTGAACTTGAACAAACATTTTGGCCCGTTGTCGGGTTTCGAGTCACGTATCAGCGACCCGGTGTTACGTTTTGTTCTGACGGTGTTTTGTTACGGCACCAATATTGGCCCTACCGAAACCGTGCGATCCGTGCAGGGTGTGTCGCGCAAGCAAGTTGCATGGCTTAACTTAAAGCGCACTACGGAAGCCCGTCTCGATAAAGCGATTGCTAAGATCAACAGCGAGTACAAGAAATACCGGCTCATTGAGTGTTGGGGTTCGGGCAACAGTGTGTCCGCTGATGGCAAGCTCTGGGATCTCTACGAAGATAATTTACTATCGGAATACCATATTCGTTACGGCAGCTATGGCGGCATTGCCTATTACCACGTCTCAGATACCTACATTGCGTTGTTCAGCCGGTTTATCCCCTGTGGTGTCTACGAGGCGATTTATATCCTGGACGGTCTGCTCAACGACGAATCAGATTTTAATCCAGACACCGTTCACGGGGATACGCAGGCGCAATCAACACCGGTATTTGGCCTGGCGTACCTACTGGGCATCAAGCTCATGCCGCGTATCCGAAATATCAAAGATCTCAGCTTCTACAAGCCTGACCGCGCTATGGTGCTTAAGCATATTCAGTCCTTGTTCAAAGAGCCTATCAAGTGGGACCTTATTGAAAAGCACTATGCGGATATGATGCGAACAGCTATGTCCGTTAAAGCAGGAAAAATTACCGCCTCGACAATCCTGCGCCGGTTCGGCACCAAGAACCGGAAAAACAAGCTGTATTTTGCGTTCCGCGAACTCGGGCGAGTGGTCAGAACTATGTTCCTTTTGGAATACATCACCGATGTTGATCTACGCAAAACGATCCAGGCAGCGACCTGTAAGAGTGAGGAGTTCAACGAGTTTGCACGTTGGTTGTTTTTTGCGAATGCCGGAAAAATTCCCGCTAACCTAAAGCATGAGCAAAGCAAAATCGTGAAATACAATCATTTGCTGGCGAACTTCACAATCCTATACAACGTGAACGCGATGACGGAAGTGTTTAACCAGTTGAAGTCGGAGGGCCACAATATCACCCGCGACCTCATGGCCGCATTCTCGCCGTACCATACCGAGCACTTGGGCAGATTGGGAAGCTTTGAGCTGGATTTGACCAAGCAGGTTAAACCAATGTCATTTGAGTTGCTGGTTGATTAA
- a CDS encoding chromate resistance protein ChrB domain-containing protein — protein MKWVLLILSLPTQNATVRMRVWRTLKSSGAAVLRDGVYLLPHRPEHQQLFDGLLQEVEASEGSAYVLLVDTEDAGQFSGLFDRQDDYAHLLHELPPIKELASSSLQEATRQLRKLRKNFTAIAATDFFPGEAQAQTQQALQQLELQLNRQLSPNEPHEHTGEIPRLDISLYRGRLWATRQRPWVDRLACAWLIRRFIDPEARFVWLQAPKDCPADALGFDFDGASFTHLNGKVTFEVLLDSFRLDHPGLTRLGALVHFLDVGGIQPSEASGLEQILWGLRNSIHDDDQLIATANGVFDALLAAFTNKETHHE, from the coding sequence ATGAAATGGGTATTACTGATCTTATCCCTGCCCACCCAAAACGCGACAGTGCGTATGCGGGTATGGCGAACCCTCAAGTCCTCCGGTGCAGCAGTATTGCGTGACGGCGTTTATCTGCTTCCCCATCGACCAGAACATCAGCAATTGTTCGATGGCTTGCTGCAAGAAGTAGAGGCAAGTGAAGGCTCAGCCTATGTGCTCCTGGTCGATACCGAAGATGCTGGCCAATTCAGCGGCCTGTTTGATCGTCAGGATGATTACGCCCATCTTTTACACGAGCTGCCCCCAATAAAAGAATTGGCCAGTAGTTCCCTGCAAGAAGCAACCAGACAGCTGCGTAAACTGCGCAAAAACTTCACCGCTATCGCCGCAACGGATTTTTTCCCCGGTGAAGCGCAGGCACAAACCCAGCAGGCGCTGCAACAGCTTGAACTTCAGCTCAATCGCCAGTTATCGCCCAACGAACCCCATGAGCACACCGGTGAAATCCCACGGTTGGATATCAGCCTCTATCGCGGGCGGTTATGGGCAACCCGTCAACGTCCCTGGGTGGATCGCCTTGCCTGTGCCTGGCTAATCCGCCGTTTTATCGATCCGGAGGCTCGCTTTGTGTGGTTGCAAGCACCGAAGGATTGTCCCGCCGATGCGCTGGGCTTTGATTTTGACGGAGCCAGTTTCACTCACCTGAATGGCAAGGTCACTTTTGAGGTTCTGCTTGACAGTTTTAGGCTCGATCACCCTGGCTTAACGCGCTTGGGGGCCTTGGTGCATTTTCTGGACGTAGGGGGTATCCAGCCCAGTGAAGCCAGTGGGCTGGAGCAAATCCTGTGGGGATTGCGCAACAGTATTCATGACGACGATCAACTCATCGCCACGGCTAATGGTGTCTTCGATGCCTTACTGGCTGCTTTTACAAATAAGGAAACACACCATGAGTAA
- a CDS encoding efflux RND transporter periplasmic adaptor subunit, translating into MYGVIAINAERVQAVTARFDGIVRSVNKRIGDAVHKGDTLLTVEANESLRTYAINAAINGVVTERNINTGEHTTAAPLLVVQDLSTVWVDLSIFPKDAAQVGLGQRVRINNLDGSQSATGDIIYIAPLGQGANQAMTVRALIANPNGAWKPGLFINANITLAEVKAPLVVANSAVQIVEDKPVVFVQGKEGFEPRSVTLGRSDGEHSEVLAGLVNGDVYVSKNSFILKSELGKEDAEHAH; encoded by the coding sequence GTGTATGGCGTTATTGCCATCAATGCCGAGCGCGTACAGGCAGTAACAGCGCGCTTTGATGGGATTGTTCGCAGCGTGAATAAGCGTATTGGCGATGCCGTGCACAAGGGCGATACGTTATTGACCGTAGAAGCCAATGAGAGCTTGAGAACCTATGCGATTAATGCCGCCATCAACGGTGTGGTAACCGAGCGCAATATCAATACCGGTGAGCACACAACCGCTGCGCCGTTGCTGGTAGTGCAGGACTTATCAACGGTTTGGGTCGACTTGTCGATCTTCCCTAAAGATGCCGCTCAGGTTGGTTTGGGGCAGCGGGTTCGTATTAACAATCTTGATGGCAGCCAAAGCGCCACAGGTGACATCATTTATATAGCGCCGCTAGGCCAAGGTGCAAACCAAGCGATGACCGTACGCGCCTTGATCGCCAACCCTAACGGCGCATGGAAACCCGGACTCTTTATCAACGCCAATATCACCCTTGCCGAAGTCAAAGCACCTCTAGTCGTGGCCAACTCTGCGGTGCAGATTGTCGAAGACAAGCCGGTCGTTTTTGTTCAAGGAAAGGAAGGTTTTGAGCCTCGCTCCGTGACACTAGGGCGCAGCGATGGCGAGCACAGCGAAGTGCTTGCAGGGCTGGTGAATGGTGACGTTTATGTCAGCAAAAACAGCTTTATTCTGAAATCGGAGCTGGGCAAGGAGGACGCCGAACATGCGCATTAA